One genomic region from Pseudomonas hormoni encodes:
- a CDS encoding AAA family ATPase, whose product MKVLVLTGPESSGKSWLSSEIYANFGGILVGEYVRYFIDTEARVTCYDDITPISLGQLRWEDEARAKQPRLLILDTHLLSNILWSRTLFGACPAWIEQALLARRYDLHLLLSPETVAWHDDGQRCQPQLAERKAFFQASHQWLDLHRQPCQVVQGDWNQRKDAAFEAVTRLLNV is encoded by the coding sequence ATGAAAGTCCTGGTGCTGACCGGTCCCGAATCCAGCGGCAAGAGCTGGCTTTCGAGTGAGATTTACGCCAACTTTGGCGGCATTTTGGTCGGCGAGTACGTTCGGTATTTCATCGATACTGAAGCCCGTGTAACTTGCTACGACGATATCACGCCAATATCACTTGGCCAGCTGCGTTGGGAAGATGAAGCACGAGCCAAACAACCGCGACTGCTGATTCTCGATACGCATCTCTTAAGCAATATCCTTTGGAGCCGCACGTTATTTGGCGCTTGCCCGGCGTGGATCGAGCAAGCATTGCTAGCCAGGCGCTATGACCTGCATTTGTTGCTCAGCCCCGAAACTGTCGCCTGGCATGACGACGGGCAACGTTGCCAACCGCAACTGGCAGAACGCAAGGCGTTTTTCCAGGCCAGCCACCAGTGGCTTGACCTGCATCGTCAACCTTGCCAAGTCGTGCAAGGTGACTGGAATCAACGCAAGGACGCGGCATTCGAAGCTGTGACACGCCTGCTCAACGTCTGA
- the pnuC gene encoding nicotinamide riboside transporter PnuC: MSGLELFAAALGVIAVWLTVKQNPWCWPIGLVMVSLYSWVFFEVKLYSDMLLQVIYTALQLYGWWQWTRAGAARQGRQVSQLKGESIVSGLAIGAIGSLLLGAAMAHWTDAAQPWLDAALTGFSLVAQVWMAQKRVQCWPLWITLDVIFVGLFIYKGMYLTAGLYGLFTVIAVEGWREWRADPALRT, from the coding sequence ATGTCCGGGCTTGAACTGTTTGCCGCCGCCCTCGGTGTCATTGCCGTCTGGTTGACGGTCAAACAGAACCCCTGGTGCTGGCCGATCGGCCTGGTCATGGTGTCGCTGTACAGTTGGGTGTTTTTTGAAGTGAAGCTGTATTCGGACATGCTGTTGCAGGTGATCTACACCGCGTTGCAGCTCTATGGGTGGTGGCAATGGACGCGCGCGGGGGCAGCGCGGCAGGGGCGGCAGGTTAGCCAACTCAAGGGGGAATCGATCGTGTCAGGCCTGGCCATCGGGGCCATCGGCAGTCTGCTGCTCGGCGCGGCCATGGCGCACTGGACCGATGCCGCCCAACCCTGGCTCGATGCGGCGTTGACGGGCTTCAGTCTGGTGGCGCAGGTCTGGATGGCGCAAAAGCGCGTTCAGTGCTGGCCGCTGTGGATCACCCTGGATGTGATTTTCGTCGGGCTCTTCATCTATAAGGGCATGTACCTGACCGCCGGGCTCTATGGGTTGTTCACCGTGATTGCCGTAGAAGGCTGGCGAGAATGGCGCGCCGACCCGGCGTTGCGCACATGA
- a CDS encoding methyl-accepting chemotaxis protein, translated as MSSLRNMSISRRLWLILIVAVMMLLTLGVLMLKQIHEDLYHAKAQKTQHVVQTASGILTYYHGLETAGTLTREAAQKQALTAVRGLRYDQNDYFWINDLTPVMIMHPANPKLDGQNLSAIRDPDGFAVFNEMVALAKAKGAGPIDYRWPKPGASEPVAKTSYVKLFEPWGWVIGSGVYIDDMQAEFMGQVWKATVVGLVIAAIMALLVILIARSIVRPLQDTVNAMANIASGESDLTRSLDTHGQDEVTQLARHFNAFTAKLRMVIGQLQVSASALGQSSSELGNDAAQAQQRSQQQSQQMELVATAINEVTYGVQDVAKNAEQAASEMRDAESQAQQGQVNIDSSLQQIDKLSGTIDQAVEVIRTLATESTQIGSVLEVIRSIAEQTNLLALNAAIEAARAGEQGRGFAVVADEVRLLAQRTQKSTAEIQSMIERLQGHSEAAVKVIGDSSRASQLTIEQAGLAGASLNAIGQALRNLNGLNTSIASATLQQAHVVEDINQNVTQAAGLSHSTALAAEQSSVASVRLKDLSEQLNGLLKQFRV; from the coding sequence ATGAGCAGCTTGCGAAATATGTCGATCAGCCGCCGTTTGTGGCTCATTTTGATCGTGGCCGTCATGATGCTTTTGACGTTGGGCGTGTTGATGCTCAAGCAGATCCACGAAGACCTGTATCACGCCAAGGCCCAGAAAACCCAGCACGTGGTGCAGACTGCCAGCGGCATTCTGACCTATTACCACGGCCTGGAAACCGCCGGCACGCTCACACGCGAAGCCGCGCAAAAACAGGCACTGACCGCCGTTCGCGGCCTGCGCTATGACCAGAACGACTACTTCTGGATCAACGACCTGACGCCGGTGATGATCATGCACCCGGCGAACCCGAAACTCGATGGTCAGAACCTCTCGGCGATCCGCGACCCGGACGGGTTTGCGGTGTTCAATGAAATGGTCGCCCTCGCCAAAGCCAAGGGCGCCGGCCCGATCGACTATCGCTGGCCGAAACCAGGCGCCAGCGAGCCGGTAGCAAAAACGTCCTACGTCAAACTGTTCGAACCGTGGGGCTGGGTGATCGGCTCGGGCGTGTACATCGATGACATGCAAGCCGAGTTCATGGGCCAGGTCTGGAAAGCTACAGTCGTCGGGCTGGTGATTGCCGCCATCATGGCGCTGCTGGTGATCCTGATTGCCCGCAGCATCGTTCGCCCACTCCAGGACACCGTGAACGCCATGGCCAACATTGCCAGCGGCGAAAGTGACCTGACCCGCAGCCTCGATACCCATGGCCAGGATGAAGTGACACAACTGGCCCGCCACTTCAATGCCTTTACCGCCAAACTGCGGATGGTGATCGGTCAATTGCAGGTGTCCGCCAGCGCGCTGGGCCAGTCGTCCAGCGAACTGGGCAACGACGCCGCCCAGGCCCAGCAACGCAGTCAGCAGCAATCCCAGCAGATGGAACTGGTGGCCACGGCCATCAATGAAGTGACGTACGGCGTGCAGGATGTCGCGAAGAACGCCGAGCAGGCGGCCAGCGAAATGCGCGATGCCGAATCCCAGGCGCAGCAGGGCCAGGTCAACATCGACAGCAGCCTGCAACAGATCGACAAGTTGTCGGGCACCATTGATCAGGCCGTGGAAGTCATCCGCACCCTCGCCACCGAAAGCACCCAGATCGGCAGCGTGCTGGAGGTGATCCGCTCCATCGCCGAGCAGACCAACCTGCTCGCCCTCAACGCCGCCATCGAGGCCGCCCGGGCCGGCGAGCAAGGTCGCGGGTTTGCCGTCGTGGCGGACGAGGTACGCCTGCTGGCCCAGCGTACCCAGAAGTCCACCGCCGAAATCCAGTCGATGATCGAACGTCTGCAAGGCCACTCCGAAGCGGCGGTCAAGGTCATTGGCGACAGCAGCCGCGCGTCCCAGCTGACCATCGAACAGGCCGGCCTTGCCGGTGCAAGCCTGAATGCCATTGGCCAGGCATTGCGCAACCTCAACGGCCTGAACACCTCCATCGCCAGCGCCACCCTGCAACAGGCCCACGTGGTCGAGGACATCAACCAGAACGTCACCCAGGCTGCCGGGTTGTCCCACAGCACGGCGCTGGCGGCAGAACAGTCGAGCGTGGCGAGTGTGCGTCTCAAGGATCTGAGCGAGCAGTTGAACGGGTTGCTCAAGCAGTTCCGCGTCTAA
- a CDS encoding undecaprenyl-diphosphate phosphatase, with translation MDLWTAVSALILGVVEGLTEFLPISSTGHQIIVADLLDFGGERAMAFNIIIQLGAILAVVWEFRRKIFDVVVGLPTQPSARRFTANLLIAFLPAVVLGVIFADLIHHYLFNPITVATALVVGGIVMLWAEQRQHEVHAETVDEMTWKDALKVGFAQCLAMIPGTSRSGSTIIGGLLFGLSRKTATEFSFFLAMPTMVGAAVYSGYKYRDLFVPADFPVFAIGFVTAFIFAMIAVRGLLKFIASHSYAAFAWYRIAFGLVILATWQFGWVDWTAAKP, from the coding sequence ATGGATCTTTGGACTGCCGTTTCGGCATTGATACTTGGCGTTGTAGAAGGGCTGACTGAGTTCTTGCCCATTTCCAGTACCGGACACCAGATTATTGTGGCCGACTTGCTCGATTTCGGTGGTGAGCGGGCAATGGCGTTCAACATCATTATCCAGCTTGGGGCAATCCTGGCGGTGGTGTGGGAATTCCGGCGCAAGATTTTCGATGTGGTGGTTGGCCTGCCAACGCAGCCAAGCGCCCGGCGCTTTACCGCCAACCTGCTGATTGCCTTCCTGCCGGCCGTGGTATTGGGGGTGATCTTTGCTGACCTGATCCACCATTACCTGTTCAACCCGATTACCGTGGCCACGGCATTGGTCGTTGGCGGCATCGTGATGTTGTGGGCGGAACAGCGTCAACATGAGGTGCATGCCGAAACCGTTGACGAGATGACCTGGAAAGACGCCTTGAAAGTCGGCTTCGCCCAGTGCCTGGCGATGATTCCCGGCACATCGCGCTCCGGCTCGACGATCATTGGCGGTTTGCTGTTCGGGCTGTCGCGCAAGACCGCCACCGAGTTTTCGTTTTTCCTGGCGATGCCGACCATGGTCGGAGCAGCGGTGTACTCGGGCTACAAGTATCGCGATTTGTTCGTGCCGGCTGATTTTCCGGTATTCGCCATCGGCTTCGTCACCGCATTTATCTTCGCGATGATTGCCGTCAGAGGCTTGCTCAAATTCATCGCCAGCCACAGCTACGCGGCGTTCGCCTGGTATCGCATTGCGTTTGGTCTGGTGATTCTGGCCACCTGGCAGTTCGGCTGGGTCGACTGGACCGCGGCCAAGCCATGA
- a CDS encoding DUF1294 domain-containing protein, translating into MNDASGRNGPGRRSGGEIHNPRLKLLVFAVVCALPLTGSLSFWLRGISLIPLAAYGIVSVLAFFLYWSDKRKARTDSWRTPENVLHAVELAGGWPGALLAQQVFRHKTRKVSFQLLFWMIVLLHQVFWIDQLFLGANLLALF; encoded by the coding sequence ATGAATGATGCCAGCGGGCGCAACGGCCCCGGACGCCGTTCCGGGGGTGAGATTCACAACCCGCGACTGAAACTGCTGGTGTTCGCGGTTGTGTGCGCGCTGCCGTTGACAGGCTCGTTGTCGTTCTGGCTGCGAGGGATTTCACTGATTCCCCTGGCAGCCTACGGCATCGTCAGCGTGTTGGCGTTCTTCCTTTATTGGAGTGACAAGCGCAAGGCCCGCACCGATAGCTGGCGTACGCCCGAGAACGTGTTGCATGCGGTGGAACTCGCCGGTGGCTGGCCGGGCGCCTTGCTGGCCCAGCAAGTGTTTCGGCACAAGACGCGCAAAGTGTCGTTTCAGCTGCTGTTCTGGATGATCGTGCTGCTGCATCAAGTGTTCTGGATTGATCAGCTGTTCCTGGGTGCAAACCTGTTGGCGTTGTTCTAA
- a CDS encoding MmcQ/YjbR family DNA-binding protein, with translation MKAGRMSEEDVAQFCLALPGAREDYKWGGVRVFSIAGNKMFALQNLRGESLAFKVDKDLFLGHCDRPGVHPAPYLARAQWIIMQTPYPLGAEELQSLLQRSHQLVVSRLPKRTQVGLLL, from the coding sequence ATGAAGGCTGGACGCATGAGCGAAGAGGATGTCGCACAGTTCTGTCTGGCACTGCCAGGTGCGCGGGAAGACTACAAGTGGGGTGGTGTGCGGGTGTTTTCGATTGCCGGGAACAAGATGTTCGCCCTGCAGAACCTGCGGGGCGAATCCCTCGCCTTCAAGGTCGACAAGGACCTGTTCCTGGGGCATTGCGATCGCCCGGGCGTTCATCCGGCGCCGTACCTGGCGCGGGCCCAGTGGATCATCATGCAAACGCCCTACCCGCTGGGCGCTGAAGAATTGCAAAGCCTGTTGCAACGTTCCCATCAACTGGTGGTGAGCAGGCTGCCCAAGCGCACTCAGGTCGGGCTGCTGCTTTAG
- a CDS encoding LysR substrate-binding domain-containing protein, whose translation MQDLNDLYYFAKVVEAGGFAAAGRLLGIPKSRLSRRIAELEERLGARLLQRTTRQLKLTAVGERYLRHCQAMLLEAEMADEAVASMSSEPRGRLRVSAPVGLAHEMLSPVISKFLEKYPHVQLEVMLVNRRVDLVTEGVDVALRVRELGDEDPLLVTRRLRQAQLWLVASPDFLQGREINHPEDLKGLPVLGALEADRMVHIRMLDQQGQSHELALEARLGIDDFIVRRACTLAGQGFTMLPMMYCEQELESGALVQILPDWSLPGGWLQAVYPHRRGVMPAVRAWLDHLIESFNACGDRLI comes from the coding sequence ATGCAAGACCTCAATGACCTCTACTACTTCGCCAAGGTGGTCGAAGCCGGCGGTTTCGCCGCAGCCGGGCGCTTGCTGGGCATTCCCAAGTCGCGCTTGTCGCGGCGGATCGCCGAGCTGGAAGAACGCCTTGGCGCGCGCTTGTTGCAACGCACCACACGGCAGTTGAAGTTGACCGCCGTGGGCGAGCGTTACCTGCGGCACTGTCAGGCCATGCTGCTGGAAGCCGAGATGGCCGATGAAGCCGTGGCCAGCATGTCCAGCGAGCCTCGCGGGCGCTTGCGGGTGTCCGCTCCCGTCGGCCTCGCCCATGAAATGTTGTCGCCGGTAATCAGTAAATTCCTGGAGAAATACCCTCATGTTCAACTGGAGGTCATGCTGGTCAACCGCAGGGTCGATCTGGTGACCGAGGGCGTCGATGTGGCGTTGCGAGTGCGGGAGCTGGGGGATGAAGACCCTTTACTGGTCACCCGACGTTTGCGTCAGGCGCAGCTGTGGCTGGTGGCCAGTCCCGATTTTTTGCAAGGCCGGGAAATCAACCACCCCGAAGACCTGAAGGGCTTACCGGTGCTCGGCGCCCTTGAAGCCGACCGCATGGTGCACATCCGCATGCTCGACCAGCAGGGCCAAAGTCATGAACTCGCGCTCGAAGCCCGACTGGGCATCGACGATTTCATTGTGCGCAGGGCCTGTACCCTCGCCGGACAGGGCTTTACCATGCTGCCGATGATGTATTGCGAGCAGGAACTGGAAAGCGGCGCGCTGGTGCAGATACTGCCCGACTGGTCATTGCCTGGCGGCTGGCTGCAAGCGGTCTACCCTCACCGGCGTGGCGTCATGCCGGCGGTCCGCGCCTGGCTCGATCATTTGATCGAATCATTCAATGCCTGTGGGGACCGACTGATATGA
- a CDS encoding FMN-dependent NADH-azoreductase, with the protein MKLLHIDSSILGDNSASRQLSSEVVKAWQTAEPSAVVTYRDLASDAISHFSATTLVAAGTTAELRNAAQQHEAELSASTLAEFLAADAVVIAAPMYNFSIPTQLKAWIDRIAVAGQTFRYTEAGPEGLCGGKKVVIVSTSGGLHAGQATGVAHEDYLKVLFGFIGITDIEFVRAHGLAYGDEVRTKAMGDAHTQISEQLFAAA; encoded by the coding sequence ATGAAACTACTGCATATCGATTCGAGCATTCTTGGTGACAACTCGGCTTCCCGTCAGCTGAGCAGTGAAGTCGTCAAAGCCTGGCAAACCGCCGAGCCGAGCGCCGTGGTGACTTACCGCGACCTGGCCAGCGATGCCATCAGCCATTTCTCCGCCACGACCCTGGTCGCCGCTGGCACCACCGCCGAACTGCGCAACGCCGCCCAGCAGCATGAAGCCGAACTGAGCGCCTCGACGCTGGCCGAATTCCTCGCCGCCGATGCCGTGGTCATTGCCGCGCCAATGTACAACTTCAGCATCCCGACCCAACTCAAGGCCTGGATCGACCGCATCGCCGTTGCCGGTCAGACCTTCCGCTATACCGAAGCCGGCCCTGAAGGCCTGTGCGGTGGCAAGAAAGTCGTGATCGTGTCGACTTCCGGCGGCTTGCATGCCGGTCAGGCCACTGGTGTGGCTCACGAAGATTACTTGAAGGTACTGTTCGGATTCATCGGCATCACCGACATCGAATTCGTCCGTGCTCACGGCCTGGCTTACGGTGACGAAGTGCGCACCAAAGCCATGGGCGATGCCCATACGCAAATCAGCGAGCAACTGTTCGCCGCCGCGTAA
- a CDS encoding alpha/beta hydrolase family protein: protein MVRLCATLLICLLSSLNSVHAAPAPHPHWSVGFHEMSFLDPLDLQPMRAIAFYPSSDREHTSKLEGYTVEAGEDTRVAIGRFPMLMLSHGNTGTPLALHDLATSLARKGFVVVAVIHPGDNSKDHSRLGTLSNLYGRPIQISEAITATLGDRMLAPFVNANQVGVIGYSAGGETALILSGATPDLDRLRRYCQERPDDRDACNTQGELIVDRDDLQPVADPRVHALLLMAPLSLKFGRHTLADVHVPVLLYSGDGDKLVAFDKNAAALARKLPIAPDFKLLAGAGHFVFLAPCNEEQIAAMPALCTDADGVDREDIHRNMISEAGRFFSHALGVPTRAGMQTADQ from the coding sequence ATGGTGCGTCTTTGTGCAACGTTACTGATTTGCCTGCTCAGCAGCCTGAATTCAGTGCACGCCGCGCCTGCGCCACATCCTCACTGGAGCGTCGGCTTCCATGAGATGAGTTTTCTCGACCCGCTGGACCTGCAACCGATGCGCGCCATCGCGTTCTACCCCTCCAGCGACCGGGAACACACCAGCAAACTCGAGGGCTACACAGTCGAAGCGGGCGAAGACACCCGCGTCGCCATCGGCCGTTTTCCGATGTTGATGCTGTCCCACGGCAACACCGGAACGCCGCTGGCCCTGCACGACCTCGCCACGTCGCTGGCGCGCAAGGGTTTTGTGGTGGTGGCGGTGATTCATCCCGGCGACAACTCCAAAGACCATAGCCGTCTCGGCACCTTGAGCAACCTGTACGGTCGGCCGATCCAGATTTCTGAAGCCATTACCGCCACCCTGGGCGACCGCATGCTCGCGCCGTTCGTCAATGCCAATCAGGTCGGCGTGATCGGCTACTCGGCGGGCGGGGAGACGGCGCTGATCCTGTCCGGCGCGACGCCTGATCTGGATCGGTTACGTCGCTACTGCCAGGAACGCCCGGACGACCGCGATGCCTGCAACACCCAAGGCGAGTTGATCGTCGACCGTGATGACCTGCAACCGGTAGCGGATCCACGGGTTCACGCGCTGTTGCTGATGGCGCCGCTGAGCCTGAAGTTCGGCCGGCACACCCTGGCCGACGTTCATGTGCCGGTACTGCTTTACAGCGGCGACGGCGACAAACTGGTGGCGTTCGACAAAAACGCCGCGGCGCTGGCGCGCAAGCTGCCGATCGCGCCGGACTTCAAGCTATTGGCCGGGGCAGGTCACTTCGTGTTCCTGGCGCCGTGCAACGAAGAACAAATCGCGGCCATGCCGGCGCTGTGCACCGATGCCGACGGTGTCGACCGCGAAGACATTCACCGCAACATGATCTCCGAAGCCGGGCGGTTCTTTTCTCATGCGCTGGGCGTGCCGACCCGTGCCGGTATGCAAACCGCCGATCAATAG
- a CDS encoding MFS transporter has translation MSAQQLPPQSSMAITLQIVSIVFYTFIAFLCIGLPIAVLPGYVHEQLGFSAVVAGLTIGSQYLATLLSRPMAGRMSDSVGTKRSIVYGLSGIVLSGALTLLSTLLQSFPLTSLLILIAGRLLLGIAQGLIGVGTISWCMGQVGAEHTARSISWNGIASYGAIAIGAPLGVVMVAEYGFASLGIALSLLAALALLLIRNKPSVPVVRGERLPFWAVFGRIAPFGASLSLASIGYGKLTTFITLYYLSRGWTGAAYCLTVFGICFILARLLFISAISRFGGFTSAIACMSIETAGLVLLWLAPSTGFALVGAGLAGFGLSLVYPALGVEAIKQVPNSSRGAGLSAYAVFFDLALAIAGPVMGAVALNLGYSWIFFSAALLSITGLGLTLLLKRRAMA, from the coding sequence GCGATCACCCTGCAGATCGTCTCCATCGTTTTCTATACCTTTATTGCCTTCCTCTGCATCGGCCTGCCGATTGCGGTGTTGCCGGGTTATGTCCACGAGCAGCTCGGTTTCAGTGCGGTCGTGGCCGGGCTGACCATCGGCTCGCAATACCTCGCCACCCTGCTCAGCCGCCCGATGGCCGGGCGCATGTCGGACAGCGTCGGCACCAAGCGTTCGATTGTTTACGGGCTGTCGGGGATTGTGTTGAGCGGCGCGCTGACGTTGTTGTCGACGCTGCTGCAAAGCTTTCCGCTGACGAGTTTGTTGATCCTCATCGCCGGCCGCTTGTTGCTGGGCATCGCACAGGGCTTGATCGGCGTCGGCACCATCAGTTGGTGCATGGGCCAGGTGGGCGCTGAACACACAGCGCGCTCGATTTCATGGAACGGCATCGCGTCCTACGGTGCCATCGCCATTGGCGCGCCGCTGGGCGTGGTGATGGTGGCGGAATATGGCTTTGCCAGTCTGGGGATCGCGCTGTCATTGCTGGCGGCGCTGGCGCTGCTGCTGATCCGCAACAAACCCTCGGTGCCGGTGGTTCGCGGTGAACGCCTGCCGTTCTGGGCGGTGTTCGGGCGCATTGCTCCATTCGGCGCGAGCCTGAGCCTGGCGTCGATCGGCTACGGCAAGTTGACCACCTTTATTACCCTGTATTACCTCAGCCGTGGCTGGACCGGCGCGGCTTACTGCCTGACGGTGTTCGGCATCTGCTTCATTCTGGCGCGTTTGCTGTTTATTTCGGCCATCAGCCGGTTCGGTGGGTTCACGTCGGCGATTGCCTGCATGAGCATTGAAACGGCGGGTTTGGTGCTGCTGTGGCTTGCGCCTTCGACCGGTTTTGCCCTGGTCGGGGCGGGTCTGGCCGGGTTCGGTTTGTCGCTGGTGTACCCGGCGCTGGGGGTAGAGGCGATCAAACAGGTGCCCAACTCCAGTCGCGGTGCGGGGCTGAGTGCGTATGCGGTGTTTTTCGATCTGGCGCTGGCGATTGCCGGGCCGGTGATGGGCGCGGTGGCGTTGAATCTGGGGTATTCGTGGATTTTCTTCAGTGCGGCGTTGTTGTCGATCACTGGCCTGGGTTTGACCCTGCTACTGAAACGCCGGGCAATGGCCTGA